From the genome of Borrelia hermsii DAH, one region includes:
- the guaB gene encoding IMP dehydrogenase: MIDKIVKEALTFDDVSLIPRKSSVLPSNVDLRTKLTKNISLNIPFLSSAMDTVTESRMAIAIAKEGGMGIIHKNITIEAQRKEVEIVKAYHRTGIIKNPITIDENANVQEARILISKHKISALPVTDKTGKILGLVTSRDIKYITDDNVPVMNAMTKKLITAKEDITLTEAKEILSKHKIEKLLIVDEANNLRGLITCKDIDHVEHQEYFPNACKDVKNRLRVGAAVSTDVDTLERVEELVKADVDVIAIDSAHGHSTRVIELVRNIKNKYPNLDVIAGNIVTKEAALDLIDAGADCLKVGIGPGSICTTRIVAGVGVPQLTAINDVFEVCKHTNTCIIADGGIRFSGDIVKAIAVGADSVMIGNLFAGAHESPSEEIVYNGKKFKIYVGMGSLSAMARGSKSRYFQLENKESPGKLVPEGIEGMVPYAGKLKDIIFQLKGGLMSGMGYVGVGTILELKTKAKFVKISAASLRESHAHDVLENKK, from the coding sequence TTGATAGATAAGATAGTAAAAGAGGCTTTGACTTTTGATGATGTCTCTTTAATTCCTAGAAAATCATCTGTATTACCTAGTAATGTTGATTTAAGGACAAAGTTAACAAAGAATATATCTTTAAATATACCTTTCTTAAGCTCAGCCATGGATACAGTTACAGAAAGCCGAATGGCAATAGCTATAGCTAAAGAGGGTGGAATGGGCATTATACATAAAAATATCACCATTGAAGCCCAAAGAAAAGAAGTAGAGATAGTAAAGGCCTATCACCGGACCGGAATTATAAAAAATCCTATCACTATTGATGAGAATGCGAATGTACAAGAAGCCAGGATATTGATTTCGAAACATAAGATCTCTGCATTACCTGTAACAGATAAAACAGGCAAAATATTGGGCCTAGTAACTAGTAGAGACATTAAATATATTACGGATGATAATGTCCCTGTAATGAATGCAATGACTAAGAAATTAATTACGGCAAAAGAAGATATAACGTTAACAGAAGCTAAAGAAATATTGTCTAAACACAAGATAGAAAAGCTACTTATTGTTGATGAGGCAAACAACTTAAGGGGGTTAATAACTTGCAAAGACATAGATCACGTGGAGCATCAAGAGTATTTTCCTAATGCATGCAAAGATGTAAAGAATAGGCTAAGAGTAGGAGCAGCTGTTTCTACTGATGTTGATACTTTAGAGCGTGTTGAGGAATTAGTTAAAGCAGATGTTGATGTAATTGCTATTGATTCTGCACATGGACATTCTACGAGGGTGATTGAGCTTGTAAGAAACATTAAAAATAAATATCCCAATTTGGATGTTATTGCGGGTAATATAGTAACTAAGGAAGCAGCTCTTGATTTAATTGATGCAGGGGCAGATTGTTTGAAAGTAGGCATAGGTCCTGGAAGCATATGTACAACAAGAATAGTTGCAGGAGTTGGGGTGCCGCAGCTGACTGCAATTAATGATGTTTTTGAAGTTTGTAAACATACAAATACTTGTATTATAGCGGATGGTGGAATTAGATTTTCAGGAGATATAGTTAAAGCAATTGCAGTAGGAGCTGATAGTGTGATGATAGGGAATCTCTTTGCTGGTGCTCATGAATCTCCTTCAGAAGAAATAGTTTACAACGGAAAAAAATTTAAAATTTATGTTGGGATGGGCTCTCTTTCTGCTATGGCTAGGGGCTCCAAGTCAAGATATTTCCAACTTGAAAATAAAGAGTCTCCTGGCAAATTGGTTCCTGAAGGCATTGAAGGAATGGTTCCTTATGCTGGTAAACTGAAAGACATTATATTTCAATTAAAGGGAGGTCTAATGTCTGGAATGGGTTATGTGGGAGTGGGAACAATATTAGAATTAAAGACAAAGGCTAAATTTGTTAAAATAAGCGCTGCTTCTTTAAGAGAATCCCATGCGCATGATGTTTTGGAAAATAAAAAATAA
- the guaA gene encoding glutamine-hydrolyzing GMP synthase → MSNNAVIVLDFGSQYSQLIARKIREVGVYTRVIAYSISAEEIKDMHPLGIILSGGPASVYLDEAPTVDIEIFNLGVPILGICYGMQLIIKLFGGVISKCDKQEFGNTELFIDDNQSNLFLGLPNKLEIMMSHGDNIVKVPSSFKQIAYTKTCIASVFNEEQKIYGLQFHPEVTCSESGNQILKNFIFKICQAQVNWNLNNSIDDLVEKIKLQVGDKKVILGLSGGTDSLVCALLVNKAIESNLICIFIDTGLLRKNEAREILELNRQYNLNIKHVDSSSIFLNNLKNIDDPEEKRKIIGKTFIEVFEKIALEDKDVEFLAQGTIYSDVIESESRNDVFSSHIKSHHNVGGLPGKIKLKLLEPLRELFKDEVIQLGIQLGIAEDVLYRHPFPGPGLAIRIIGKITQEKINILQKADSILIEELLASNLYYKIRQAFVVLLPVKSVGVMGDSRTYEYTAVIRCVNTLDFMTANWVELPYDFLKKVSSRIINEARGINRVCYDISSKPPATIEWE, encoded by the coding sequence GTGAGTAATAATGCAGTGATTGTGTTAGATTTTGGCTCTCAGTATAGTCAACTGATTGCGAGAAAAATTAGGGAGGTAGGTGTTTATACAAGAGTCATTGCATATTCTATTTCTGCAGAAGAGATTAAGGATATGCATCCTTTGGGGATAATTTTAAGCGGAGGACCTGCCTCTGTTTATCTAGACGAAGCCCCTACTGTGGACATTGAGATTTTTAATTTAGGTGTACCGATTCTAGGAATATGTTATGGAATGCAACTAATCATTAAATTGTTTGGGGGCGTAATTTCTAAGTGCGATAAGCAAGAATTTGGTAATACTGAATTATTTATAGATGATAATCAGTCTAATTTATTTTTGGGACTTCCCAATAAGTTAGAAATAATGATGAGTCATGGAGACAATATTGTAAAGGTTCCAAGCAGTTTCAAACAAATAGCTTATACTAAAACTTGTATTGCATCTGTATTTAATGAAGAGCAAAAAATTTATGGGTTACAATTTCATCCAGAGGTAACTTGTTCAGAATCTGGAAATCAAATACTTAAAAATTTTATTTTTAAAATTTGTCAAGCTCAGGTTAACTGGAATTTAAATAATAGCATAGACGATCTTGTGGAAAAAATAAAACTTCAAGTAGGTGATAAGAAAGTAATTTTGGGACTTTCTGGTGGAACAGATTCTTTAGTATGTGCCTTACTTGTTAATAAGGCAATAGAGAGTAATTTAATCTGTATTTTTATAGATACTGGTTTGTTGCGCAAGAATGAAGCTAGGGAGATATTAGAACTTAATAGACAATATAATTTGAACATAAAACATGTTGATTCTTCTTCAATATTTTTGAATAATTTAAAAAATATAGATGATCCTGAAGAGAAAAGAAAAATCATAGGAAAAACATTTATAGAGGTTTTTGAAAAGATAGCCTTAGAAGACAAAGATGTAGAATTTTTGGCTCAAGGAACTATTTATTCAGATGTAATTGAGTCTGAATCGAGGAATGATGTTTTCTCCTCACATATCAAATCACACCATAATGTAGGAGGACTTCCAGGGAAAATTAAGTTAAAACTTTTAGAGCCGTTAAGGGAGCTTTTTAAAGATGAAGTAATTCAACTAGGAATTCAATTAGGGATTGCAGAGGATGTTCTTTATAGGCATCCATTCCCAGGTCCAGGATTGGCAATAAGAATAATTGGCAAGATCACTCAGGAGAAAATTAATATTCTGCAGAAAGCTGATAGTATCTTAATAGAAGAACTTTTGGCAAGTAATTTATATTATAAGATAAGACAAGCATTTGTAGTTTTATTGCCTGTAAAATCTGTTGGAGTAATGGGAGATAGCAGAACATATGAATATACAGCTGTTATTCGATGTGTTAATACTTTAGACTTTATGACTGCTAATTGGGTTGAATTACCTTATGATTTTTTAAAAAAAGTTTCTTCAAGAATAATTAATGAGGCCAGAGGCATAAATAGAGTCTGTTATGACATTTCTTCTAAGCCTCCAGCAACAATAGAATGGGAATAA